Proteins co-encoded in one Brassica oleracea var. oleracea cultivar TO1000 chromosome C4, BOL, whole genome shotgun sequence genomic window:
- the LOC106336670 gene encoding xylosyltransferase 1-like, giving the protein MKKLRSYYSNVRHHQKHHHPERTSWWWILLPTLFASLFFLLFLTTGPRFLPFTRPVLLTGSEPPSFVESKIKPKPISSLPSPPRFAYLISGSAGDGKSLRRTLLALYHPSNRYVVHLDRASSEEEREDLHGYIRNSSLFRRFRNVHMIEKANLVTYRGPTMVANTLHAAAILLREGAEWDWFINLSSSDYPLMSQDDLLHIFSHLPRDLNFIDHTSNIGWKASQRAKPVIIDPGLYLNKKSDVFWVTQRRSIPTAFKLFTGSAWMALSRPFIDYCIWGWDNLPRTVLMYYSNFLSSPEGYFHTVLCNAEEFKNTTVNSDLHFIAWDNPPKQHPHHLTLADMDRMVNSNAPFARKFRREDPVLDTIDEELLNRGPGMPTPGGWCIGSHENGTDPCAVIGDTDVIRPGLGARRLETLVTSLLSPENFRPKQCK; this is encoded by the exons ATGAAGAAGCTGAGAAGCTATTACTCGAATGTGAGGCATCACCAGAAGCATCATCATCCAGAGAGGACGAGTTGGTGGTGGATTCTCCTCCCTACACTCTTCGCTTCACTCTTCTTCTTACTCTTCCTCACAACCGGGCCCCGTTTCCTCCCTTTCACCCGACCCGTTTTGCTAACCGGATCTGAACCACCTTCCTTCGTCGAGTCCAAGATCAAACCCAAACCCATCTCTTCCCTCCCTTCTCCCCCTCGATTCGCTTACTTGATCTCCGGATCCGCCGGCGACGGGAAGTCTCTCCGGCGAACTCTTCTGGCTCTTTACCACCCGAGTAACCGCTACGTTGTTCATCTGGACAGAGCTTCTTCGGAGGAGGAGAGAGAGGATCTCCATGGATACATTCGAAACTCCTCCCTGTTCCGGAGGTTTCGGAATGTTCATATGATCGAGAAAGCTAATCTCGTCACGTATCGTGGGCCGACGATGGTGGCCAATACGCTTCACGCGGCGGCGATTTTGCTCAGGGAAGGAGCTGAGTGGGACTGGTTCATCAATCTCAGCTCGTCGGATTATCCTCTAATGAGTCAAGATG ATTTGTTGCATATATTCTCGCATTTGCCGCGGGATTTGAACTTCATTGATCATACTAGTAACATTGGATGGAAAGC ATCGCAGAGAGCTAAACCTGTGATTATAGATCCTGGGCTGTATTTGAACAAGAAGTCTGATGTGTTTTGGGTTACGCAGAGACGAAGCATCCCAACTGCATTCAAGCTCTTCACAG GCTCTGCTTGGATGGCGTTGTCTCGGCCATTCATAGACTACTGTATTTGGGGTTGGGATAATCTACCTCGTACCGTCTTGATGTACTACTCAAATTTCCTCTCTTCTCCCGAAGGATATTTCCACACAGTTCTCTGCAACGCTGAGGAATTCAAAAACACAACAGTAAACAGCGACCTGCACTTCATAGCGTGGGACAATCCGCCTAAGCAGCATCCACACCATCTCACTCTTGCAGACATGGATAGAATGGTCAATAGCAATGCCCCTTTCGCTAGAAAGTTCAGAAGAGAAGATCCTGTTCTTGACACTATTGATGAGGAGCTTCTCAACAGAGGTCCTGGAATGCCTACACCTGGTGGTTGGTGCATCGGTAGCCATGAAAATGGGACTGACCCTTGTGCTGTTATTGGTGATACCGATGTTATAAGGCCTGGTCTAGGCGCTAGACGGCTGGAGACTCTTGTTACTTCCCTGTTATCTCCTGAAAATTTTCGACCAAAGCAGTGCAAGTAA
- the LOC106336669 gene encoding probable mitochondrial chaperone BCS1-B, translated as MMMMGDTFGTIGSSMASLFFIWATVQQIFPNHLKIAIKEFLLSSFQQLCFAQRVSDYFTNLFSPYVDINFPESDEYRLNHAFSAIETYLESKATDKSKHLKGSQVKENKELVLKRDEVKIRDEYKGANVWWEIVTASDEERSYKLTFHHRARTLITDSYVPYVVEEGKLIKAKKQQTRLFTNNPSSQWILSHNMWRSIEFEHPASFETLAMDQEKKEEIMSDLTAFTNGKDYYKKIGKAWKRGYLLYGPPGTGKSTMISAMANFLNYNIYDLELTAIKNNSELRKLLTSTSSKSIVVIEDIDCSVDLTANRTKKERNSIEQDKDESSVTLSGLLNFIDGIWSACGQERIVVFTTNHLEKLDPALIRRGRMDMHIELSYCTYEAFKILAKNYLDLDDHPLFKNIKSLLKETEISPADAAENLMTRNHIIDVDGSLNNLIKALEEKKNSQRSQHDEDKKKSNKFRLFG; from the coding sequence ATGATGATGATGGGCGATACATTTGGAACTATAGGCTCAAGCATGGCAAGTTTGTTCTTTATTTGGGCAACAGTTCAACAAATCTTCCCTAACCATTTGAAGATTGCCATCAAAGAGTTTCTTTTGTCTTCATTCCAACAACTATGTTTCGCTCAAAGAGTTTCAGATTACTTCACCAACCTCTTCTCTCCTTATGTCGATATCAACTTCCCCGAGAGCGATGAGTACCGTCTCAACCACGCTTTCTCAGCCATCGAGACCTACCTTGAGTCGAAAGCAACCGATAAATCAAAGCACCTCAAAGGAAGCCAGGTGAAGGAGAACAAAGAGTTGGTCTTAAAACGAGACGAGGTGAAAATCAGAGATGAATACAAAGGAGCTAATGTTTGGTGGGAGATTGTGACTGCTTCCGACGAAGAAAGATCTTACAAGCTCACATTTCACCACCGTGCAAGGACTCTTATAACTGATTCATACGTACCATATGTGGTTGAAGAAGGAAAGTTAATTAAAGCCAAGAAACAGCAGACGAGGCTGTTCACTAATAACCCGAGTTCTCAGTGGATTCTTAGCCACAACATGTGGAGATCTATTGAGTTTGAGCATCCAGCGAGTTTTGAGACACTAGCCATGGATCAAGAGAAGAAAGAAGAGATCATGAGTGACCTCACCGCTTTTACCAATGGGAAAGATTATTACAAGAAGATTGGTAAAGCTTGGAAGCGAGGCTACTTGTTATACGGACCACCAGGAACAGGTAAGTCCACCATGATTTCCGCCATGGCAAATTTTTTGAACTATAACATCTATGATCTTGAACTCACGGCTATAAAGAACAACTCGGAGTTGAGGAAACTTCTTACATCGACATCTAGCAAGTCCATTGTTGTGATTGAGGACATAGACTGCTCTGTAGATCTTACCGCTAATAGAACCAAGAAAGAGAGAAACTCAATAGAACAGGATAAAGATGAAAGCTCGGTTACACTCTCTGGACTTTTAAACTTCATTGATGGTATTTGGTCAGCTTGTGGGCAAGAAAGGATTGTTGTGTTCACAACAAACCACTTGGAAAAACTTGACCCAGCTTTGATTAGGAGAGGAAGAATGGATATGCACATTGAGTTGTCTTATTGCACTTATGAAGCTTTCAAGATTCTTGCCAAGAACTACCTGGATCTTGATGATCATCCTTTGTTCAAGAATATCAAGTCTTTGTTGAAGGAGACAGAGATTTCTCCAGCTGATGCTGCAGAGAACTTAATGACCAGAAACCATATAATAGACGTTGATGGATCCTTGAATAATCTGATCAAAGCTTTGGAGGAAAAGAAGAACAGCCAGAGGAGTCAACATGATGAAGACAAGAAGAAAAGCAACAAGTTCAGATTATTTGGTTGA